One region of Gorilla gorilla gorilla isolate KB3781 chromosome 13, NHGRI_mGorGor1-v2.1_pri, whole genome shotgun sequence genomic DNA includes:
- the ZNF883 gene encoding zinc finger protein 883, producing the protein MESEKIYMTANPYLCTECGKGYTCIASLTQHQKTHIGEKPYECKICGKSFTRNTNLIQHQRIHTGEKPYECNECGKAFSQSTNLIQHQRVHTGEKPYECNECEKTFSHRSSLRNHERIHTGEKPYPCNECGKAFSHISALTQHHRIHTGKKPYECTECGKTFSRSTHLIEHQGIHSEEKSYQCKECRKVFCHSTSLIRHQRTHTGEKPYECNECGKAFSHTPAFIQHQRIHTGEKPYECNACGKAFNRSAHLTEHQRTHTGEKPYVCKECGKTFSRSTHLTEHLKIHSGVKPYRCNECQKLFCFRTSLIRHQRTHTGEKPYQCNECGKFFSLSSALTKHKRIHTRERPYQCTKCGDVFCHSTSLIRHQKTHFRKETLAE; encoded by the coding sequence ATGGAATCTGAGAAAATTTATATGACAGCGAACCCATATCTCTGTACTGAATGTGGGAAAGGCTACACTTGTATTGCATCCCTGACCCAGCATCAGAAAACACATattggagagaaaccttatgaatgtaaaATATGTGGTAAGTCCTTTACCCGGAACACTAATCTTATTCAACATCAAAGAAtacatactggagagaaaccttatgaatgtaatgaatgtgggaaagcttttAGTCAGAGCACTAATCTTATTCAGCATCAAAGAGTCCATACTGGGGAGAAACCTTATGAGTGTAATGAATGTGAAAAAACCTTTAGTCATAGGTCATCCCTTAGAAATCATGAGAGAATccatactggagaaaaaccctatccttgtaatgaatgtgggaaagctttcAGCCATATCTCTGCCCTTACTCAACATCATAGAATTCATACTGGAAAGAAACCGTATGAATGTACTGAATGTGGAAAAACCTTCAGCCGCAGCACACACCTAATTGAACATCAGGGAATTCATTCTGAGGAAAAATCCTACCAGTGTAAGGAATGTCGGAAAGTTTTTTGCCACAGTACATCACTAATCCGACATCAGAGAAcccacacaggagagaaaccatatgaatgtaatgaatgtgggaaagctttcAGCCATACCCCAGCCTTCATTCAACAtcaaagaattcatactggagaaaaaccctatGAGTGTAATGCATGTGGAAAGGCCTTCAATCGGAGTGCACATCTTACTGAACACCAGAgaactcatactggagagaaaccttatgtttgtaaagaatgtggaaaaacctTCAGTCGAAGTACACACCTTACTGAACATCTAAAAATTCATTCTGGTGTGAAACCCTATCGATGTAATGAATGTCAGAAACTGTTTTGCTTTAGAACCTCACTAATTCGACATCAGAGGACgcatacaggagagaaaccctaccagtgtaatgaatgtgggaaattCTTCAGCTTAAGCTCAGCTCTAACGAAACATAAGCGAATACATACAAGGGAAAGACCCTATCAATGTACTAAGTGTGGTGATGTCTTTTGTCATAGTACATCCTTAATTCGACATCAGAAAACTCATTTCAGAAAGGAAACCTTAGCAGAGTAA